From Amphritea atlantica, a single genomic window includes:
- a CDS encoding DUF2057 domain-containing protein, translated as MRFSSKNFISFLLFSLSASTSVLADVKLSAENGIYIIAVNGVELESDSLIGNKLSAQLPNGVNQILVRYSAEIETFGDIEIENSNPHIIVFKAQDNSLKLSAPEIKRMSEFNEFDNGQQWLLTDSAGRSISYKSKPLIKEGFQLSRDYVRELNDFNRSGDELSINYLPSDMRDSAKKAESKSVVISYKFSDESIDNKKYVNLPEQLLQYWYLKADAETRERFKDWISDK; from the coding sequence ATGCGATTTAGTTCAAAAAACTTCATTTCTTTTTTGTTGTTTTCTTTATCAGCCTCTACATCGGTTTTGGCCGATGTTAAATTATCCGCTGAAAACGGTATCTATATAATCGCTGTAAATGGTGTTGAGCTGGAAAGTGATTCTTTAATTGGAAATAAGCTATCAGCTCAATTACCAAATGGTGTAAACCAGATTCTTGTTCGCTACTCAGCAGAGATAGAAACATTCGGTGATATTGAGATAGAAAACAGTAATCCGCATATTATTGTTTTTAAAGCACAAGATAACAGTCTTAAACTTTCAGCTCCTGAAATAAAGCGTATGTCAGAATTCAACGAGTTCGATAATGGTCAGCAGTGGCTGCTTACTGATAGCGCCGGTCGTTCAATCAGTTATAAGTCAAAACCCCTGATTAAAGAGGGCTTTCAGCTTAGCCGTGATTATGTAAGAGAGCTAAATGATTTTAACCGGTCTGGTGATGAATTATCAATCAATTACCTTCCGTCCGATATGCGTGACTCGGCTAAAAAGGCTGAGAGTAAAAGTGTTGTTATTTCATATAAGTTTTCTGATGAGTCAATTGATAATAAAAAATATGTAAATCTTCCCGAGCAACTTCTTCAGTATTGGTATTTGAAAGCCGATGCTGAAACCCGTGAAAGGTTTAAAGATTGGATCAGTGATAAATAA
- the mnmH gene encoding tRNA 2-selenouridine(34) synthase MnmH — translation MREDTDNYRELFLNDTPMVDLRAPVEFNQGAFPTAVSLPLMTDDERAQVGTCYKQQGQQAAIKLGHQLVSGEIKEQRMERWLNFCRDNPEGYIYCFRGGLRSRTTQQWLKESGIDYPLVLGGYKALRNALLDVIDELSGTMPFHIVGGKTGSAKTLMVNTLANAIDLEGAAHHRGSSFGGYVNAQNTQINFENITAIAMLKKQHAGYQQLVLEDEGRHIGSVDLPAPLYQKMLAAPVAVVEDPLEVRLQRLLQDYVIDMVADYTRVHGEEQGQILCEEYLLSGLDKIRRRLGNERWQILREEMQKAIKGHQAGAGFDAHLNWLTPLLEWYYDPMYEYQLSLKAERIKFRGDWQECHDYLKEKSAG, via the coding sequence ATGCGCGAAGATACCGATAATTACCGAGAGCTATTTCTGAATGATACCCCTATGGTCGATCTTCGGGCGCCGGTTGAGTTTAATCAGGGAGCCTTTCCAACCGCTGTAAGCCTTCCACTGATGACTGATGACGAACGCGCTCAGGTCGGCACCTGTTATAAACAGCAGGGGCAGCAAGCCGCGATAAAACTGGGGCATCAGTTAGTCAGCGGTGAGATTAAAGAGCAAAGAATGGAACGCTGGCTGAACTTCTGTCGCGATAACCCGGAGGGATACATCTACTGTTTCCGTGGCGGCTTACGCTCACGAACAACTCAACAGTGGCTTAAAGAATCCGGTATCGATTACCCGCTGGTATTGGGAGGATATAAAGCTCTGAGAAACGCCCTTCTGGATGTTATTGACGAACTGTCCGGCACGATGCCTTTCCATATTGTCGGAGGTAAGACCGGCTCAGCCAAAACACTGATGGTTAACACACTGGCTAACGCCATCGACCTGGAAGGTGCTGCACATCATCGGGGTTCCAGCTTTGGCGGCTACGTTAATGCTCAGAATACTCAGATCAACTTTGAAAATATCACCGCTATTGCGATGCTGAAAAAGCAGCATGCAGGATATCAACAACTGGTATTGGAAGATGAAGGCCGGCATATCGGCAGTGTTGACCTCCCGGCTCCGCTCTACCAGAAAATGCTTGCCGCCCCTGTTGCCGTAGTAGAAGATCCACTGGAGGTTCGTCTGCAACGATTACTTCAGGATTATGTTATCGACATGGTTGCTGACTATACCCGAGTTCACGGTGAGGAACAGGGACAGATACTCTGTGAAGAGTACCTTCTGTCCGGACTGGATAAAATCCGCAGAAGACTGGGCAATGAGCGCTGGCAGATCCTGCGAGAGGAGATGCAAAAAGCGATAAAGGGCCATCAGGCTGGCGCAGGATTCGATGCTCACCTGAACTGGCTTACACCACTGCTAGAATGGTATTACGATCCGATGTATGAGTATCAGCTTAGTCTGAAGGCAGAGCGGATAAAATTCCGTGGTGACTGGCAGGAATGCCATGATTACCTGAAAGAAAAATCGGCGGGTTAA
- a CDS encoding esterase-like activity of phytase family protein: MPVSRFKKSLLVLSIAASATVVQANSFNRIASFGAIDNLPEGTESERETSPEIIAASEDGNTLVYSDSPFEALGFVDITNVQMPVAGGLVKLDGEPTSVAIGGNTVFAGVNTSESYTQPSGYLMALGLQTRNELARCDLGGQPDSVAVSKDGRYVAVAIENERDEDLNEGELPQLPAGWVTVVPVKNGQPQCDKLMKVDMTGLAEIGATDPEPEFVDFNSRNEIVVTLQENNHLAIIDAASGKILNHFSAGSVELDGIDIKKDKKLDFSGSQTRLREPDSVKWIDENRFVIANEGDMNGGARGFTIFHKDGRILFESGTSFEQEIILAGHYPEKRSGKKGSEPEGVAVGEFDGQTYIFILSERASVIGVYRDTGGEPEFVQLLPSGIAPESAVVIPQRNLLVSANEKDLIEDKGPRAHVMLYGFSDAPIAYPQITSTRTSNGTPIGWGALSGLTADPAKPGMLYAVNDSFYANQPTIFSIDANQTPARITAAIPVLRDGQAAKKLDLEGIAADGKGGFWLASEGKTKKDVPHGIHHVNSNGEIDRTIDFPAELLKHEIRFGAEGITMIGETLWVAIQRPWKDDPADQVKLLAYHLKTNSWGAVHYPLEHVSTGWVGLSEIVNHGDQVYIIERDNQLGESAQVKRLYRVSTDQLKPAEIGSELPVVKKTLVHDFLPDLKSLNGYVQDKIEGFTVDAAGNGYAVTDNDGVDDSSGETLFFRIGKM, from the coding sequence ATGCCTGTCAGTCGTTTCAAAAAATCACTTTTGGTTCTGTCAATTGCTGCTTCAGCCACTGTTGTTCAAGCCAATTCCTTTAACCGTATTGCCAGCTTCGGTGCTATCGATAATTTACCAGAAGGGACTGAGTCAGAGCGGGAGACGTCTCCTGAAATTATTGCTGCCAGTGAAGATGGTAATACACTGGTCTATTCTGATAGTCCTTTCGAGGCATTAGGGTTCGTTGATATCACGAACGTACAGATGCCGGTCGCCGGAGGACTGGTTAAGCTGGATGGAGAGCCTACATCCGTTGCAATTGGTGGCAATACCGTTTTTGCGGGTGTTAATACCAGTGAAAGTTATACCCAACCTTCGGGCTATCTGATGGCTCTCGGATTGCAAACACGTAATGAGTTAGCCCGCTGTGATCTGGGTGGTCAGCCTGATTCTGTGGCTGTATCTAAAGATGGTCGCTATGTCGCCGTGGCTATTGAGAACGAGCGTGATGAAGATCTCAATGAGGGTGAATTGCCTCAGCTTCCTGCTGGCTGGGTAACCGTCGTACCGGTTAAAAATGGTCAGCCTCAATGCGATAAACTGATGAAGGTTGATATGACGGGGCTGGCAGAGATTGGAGCGACTGATCCTGAACCTGAATTTGTTGATTTCAACAGTCGCAACGAAATCGTGGTGACACTCCAGGAAAATAATCATCTGGCAATTATCGATGCAGCCAGCGGCAAGATTCTCAACCATTTTTCTGCCGGGAGTGTTGAGCTTGACGGTATCGATATCAAGAAAGATAAAAAGCTGGATTTCAGCGGAAGCCAAACCCGTCTGCGTGAACCTGATTCCGTTAAATGGATTGATGAGAACCGTTTCGTTATTGCCAATGAGGGTGATATGAATGGCGGTGCCCGCGGGTTTACCATTTTTCATAAAGATGGACGGATATTGTTTGAATCTGGCACGTCGTTTGAGCAGGAGATTATTTTAGCCGGCCACTATCCTGAGAAACGTTCTGGTAAAAAAGGAAGTGAGCCGGAAGGTGTTGCTGTGGGCGAGTTTGACGGCCAGACCTATATCTTTATCCTCTCTGAACGGGCTTCGGTTATCGGTGTTTATCGAGATACGGGAGGGGAGCCTGAGTTTGTTCAGCTGTTGCCTTCGGGTATTGCTCCGGAGTCTGCGGTGGTGATACCTCAGCGTAATCTACTGGTGAGTGCTAATGAGAAAGATCTGATTGAAGATAAAGGTCCTCGCGCGCATGTCATGTTGTACGGCTTTTCTGATGCGCCAATTGCTTATCCACAGATAACGTCTACACGAACCAGTAATGGTACGCCGATCGGTTGGGGGGCTTTATCGGGGCTGACAGCAGATCCTGCTAAGCCGGGTATGCTGTACGCGGTGAACGATAGCTTCTATGCTAACCAGCCTACAATTTTCAGTATTGATGCAAACCAGACCCCTGCAAGAATCACAGCAGCAATTCCGGTTTTACGTGACGGACAAGCAGCTAAAAAACTTGATCTCGAAGGTATTGCAGCGGATGGAAAGGGTGGCTTCTGGCTGGCGTCTGAAGGTAAAACCAAAAAAGATGTTCCTCACGGGATTCATCATGTAAACAGTAACGGTGAGATTGATCGTACAATTGATTTCCCCGCTGAACTGCTGAAGCATGAGATCAGGTTTGGGGCTGAAGGGATTACTATGATTGGTGAGACTCTGTGGGTCGCAATTCAGCGGCCCTGGAAGGATGACCCTGCTGATCAGGTTAAACTGTTAGCTTATCACCTGAAGACAAACAGCTGGGGCGCTGTGCACTATCCACTTGAGCATGTTTCAACCGGTTGGGTTGGTCTCTCTGAAATTGTTAACCATGGTGATCAGGTCTATATCATCGAACGGGACAATCAGCTGGGTGAGTCTGCGCAGGTGAAACGTCTCTATCGTGTTTCTACAGATCAGTTGAAACCGGCTGAGATCGGTTCAGAGCTACCAGTTGTTAAGAAGACATTGGTTCACGATTTTCTCCCTGACCTGAAGTCTCTGAATGGCTATGTACAGGATAAGATCGAAGGGTTTACCGTAGATGCTGCAGGTAACGGTTATGCGGTTACAGACAATGATGGCGTGGATGATAGCTCTGGCGAGACTCTGTTTTTCAGAATCGGAAAGATGTAA
- a CDS encoding porin — protein sequence MKKLILAAAIAATTAGSASAATIYEGKGLTYKLKGDFQIQLRKDAGEDQKLDVEFDDLELKNSVIYDLGDDMKAFGQLDFGYKNAAEGKTDSSHLEEAYVGMQFGNVSVSIGQQNFAVDSFGVDAQLEDKLKEDQFDATETSGNDVVRVDVNMDNFTLIATTELEAGSEDSADGKGYDLFVSTSVGGVDLGAAYQNYDEDPSVSGDVDVWGVSASFDAGFAEFGVDYSKADDGTVETDQYNLMTIVPVAKTTDLGLGMTKVEEDGADDVTEWYANVVYKFPTQKNVSVFAEIADTDEDGVKMGYLAGMRVKF from the coding sequence ATGAAAAAGCTTATCCTGGCTGCTGCTATTGCAGCGACTACTGCTGGTTCTGCAAGTGCTGCGACTATTTACGAAGGTAAAGGTCTGACTTATAAGCTGAAAGGTGACTTTCAGATTCAGCTTCGTAAAGATGCTGGTGAAGATCAGAAGCTGGATGTTGAATTCGATGATCTTGAGTTGAAAAACTCTGTTATCTACGATCTGGGCGACGACATGAAAGCGTTCGGTCAGCTGGACTTCGGGTATAAGAATGCTGCGGAAGGCAAAACTGATAGCAGCCACCTCGAAGAAGCCTATGTGGGTATGCAGTTTGGTAACGTTTCTGTATCCATCGGTCAGCAGAACTTTGCCGTAGATAGCTTCGGTGTTGATGCGCAGCTCGAAGACAAACTGAAAGAAGATCAGTTTGATGCTACCGAAACTTCTGGTAATGATGTGGTTCGTGTTGATGTCAACATGGATAACTTTACCCTGATAGCGACTACCGAGCTTGAAGCTGGAAGCGAAGACAGTGCGGATGGCAAAGGGTATGATCTGTTCGTATCTACCTCCGTGGGTGGTGTCGATCTGGGAGCTGCATACCAGAACTATGACGAAGACCCGTCGGTTTCCGGTGATGTTGATGTTTGGGGTGTAAGTGCGTCTTTTGATGCAGGATTTGCAGAATTCGGCGTTGATTACAGTAAGGCTGATGATGGGACTGTTGAGACTGATCAGTATAACCTGATGACTATTGTTCCTGTTGCCAAGACAACTGACCTGGGTCTGGGGATGACTAAGGTTGAAGAAGATGGCGCTGATGATGTTACTGAGTGGTACGCTAACGTTGTTTACAAGTTCCCAACTCAGAAGAACGTATCTGTGTTCGCTGAGATTGCTGATACTGATGAAGATGGCGTGAAGATGGGCTATCTGGCAGGTATGCGCGTTAAGTTCTAA
- a CDS encoding TAXI family TRAP transporter solute-binding subunit, whose translation MAFRNTITSFVIAFGVCVASGGIFAGDPVPVKEVVTIGTGGVTGVYYPTGGAICRLVNKSRAEHGIRCATESTAGSIANLEQMADKDINFGIAQSDWLYHAYNGSSEFAKAGPDRDLRIVFSLHPEPFTVVARADSGIKTIDDIKGKIVNIGEVGTGQRGTLETLMKAKGWTEKDFAQATELKASAQASALCAGEIDVMIYIVGHPSGAVKEATTSCDSVLVDVTGPVIDKVVSDNNYYRHETIPGGLYRGNEQPTKSFGVESILVASVDTSEEVVYEVVKAVFENFDIFRKLHPAFANLEKEKMVQAASGESFHPGALKYFKEVGLIK comes from the coding sequence ATGGCTTTTCGCAACACAATAACCTCATTTGTTATCGCTTTTGGGGTGTGCGTAGCCTCAGGGGGAATATTCGCAGGAGATCCTGTTCCGGTTAAAGAGGTCGTTACCATTGGTACCGGTGGTGTTACCGGTGTTTATTACCCGACCGGTGGCGCCATTTGTCGTCTGGTAAATAAAAGCCGTGCAGAACATGGTATTCGGTGCGCCACTGAAAGTACTGCTGGTTCCATAGCGAATCTTGAACAGATGGCGGATAAAGATATTAACTTTGGTATAGCTCAATCAGACTGGCTGTATCATGCCTATAACGGTAGCAGTGAGTTTGCCAAAGCGGGTCCTGATCGTGATCTGAGAATAGTTTTTTCCCTCCACCCGGAACCCTTTACTGTGGTGGCCCGTGCCGACAGCGGCATTAAAACCATTGATGATATAAAAGGTAAGATCGTCAACATAGGTGAGGTTGGTACAGGGCAGCGCGGCACGCTGGAAACGCTGATGAAGGCTAAAGGCTGGACAGAGAAGGACTTTGCCCAGGCGACAGAACTAAAGGCTTCAGCACAGGCTAGTGCTTTATGTGCCGGCGAGATTGATGTAATGATCTATATAGTCGGTCATCCAAGCGGAGCAGTTAAAGAAGCAACTACTTCCTGTGACAGCGTGCTGGTTGATGTGACGGGTCCTGTCATTGATAAGGTAGTTTCAGACAATAATTATTACCGGCACGAGACTATACCTGGCGGTCTCTACCGTGGTAACGAACAGCCCACTAAGAGCTTTGGGGTTGAAAGTATCCTGGTTGCTTCAGTAGATACCTCAGAAGAGGTGGTTTACGAGGTAGTGAAAGCTGTATTTGAAAACTTCGATATCTTCCGTAAACTTCACCCGGCATTCGCGAATCTGGAAAAAGAAAAGATGGTTCAGGCTGCTAGCGGTGAATCTTTTCATCCAGGCGCACTTAAATACTTTAAAGAGGTTGGTCTGATTAAGTAA
- a CDS encoding DUF2238 domain-containing protein, protein MRILWIITFTATLLWSAINPKDQFTWFLEVAPALIGAAVLALTWKKYPLTPLLYVLILIHCLILMVGGHYTYAEVPLFDWISELFGWQRNNYDKVGHLAQGFIPAIIAREIIIRAEAVNGYRWLNLFIISFCLAFSALYELIEWWVAELSGESAAAFLGTQGYVWDTQSDMFMALLGACFALILLSRWHDRQLQKISIEK, encoded by the coding sequence ATGCGAATACTCTGGATTATCACATTTACGGCGACACTCCTGTGGTCGGCAATCAATCCCAAAGATCAGTTCACCTGGTTTCTTGAGGTTGCGCCCGCGTTGATCGGTGCCGCTGTCTTAGCCTTAACCTGGAAAAAGTATCCGCTGACACCGCTGCTGTATGTGCTGATTCTGATCCACTGCCTCATACTGATGGTTGGCGGACATTATACCTATGCCGAAGTGCCACTTTTTGACTGGATATCCGAGTTGTTTGGCTGGCAGCGCAACAATTACGACAAAGTGGGCCACCTCGCTCAGGGTTTTATCCCGGCCATCATCGCCAGAGAGATCATTATTCGGGCAGAGGCGGTTAATGGCTACCGATGGCTGAACCTGTTTATTATCAGTTTTTGTCTCGCCTTTAGTGCTCTTTATGAGTTAATTGAATGGTGGGTTGCAGAGCTCAGCGGTGAATCAGCTGCGGCATTCCTGGGTACACAGGGATATGTATGGGATACCCAATCAGATATGTTTATGGCCCTGCTGGGCGCCTGTTTTGCACTGATATTACTGAGCCGCTGGCATGACCGCCAGCTGCAGAAGATAAGCATTGAAAAGTAA
- a CDS encoding universal stress protein produces MPLPEIKTILYTTSLGKHTRPVFRQAVNLAQTMKAHIIMLHVIEPIGELGHALIQNYLPEDVVKKMHDEGIDQVMQQMKARVETFCEEELGSLDKIVDLDIEHMIVEGNYTDSILKVAAKRNVDMIVMGSENTFGHHSQTTRQVIKGATIPVVAVPTGKKYV; encoded by the coding sequence ATGCCACTCCCTGAGATTAAGACAATTTTGTACACAACTTCTTTGGGCAAACACACCCGCCCGGTTTTCAGACAGGCGGTGAACCTTGCTCAGACGATGAAAGCACATATTATTATGCTGCATGTTATCGAGCCGATCGGTGAGCTGGGACATGCCCTGATTCAAAACTACCTGCCGGAAGACGTCGTCAAGAAGATGCATGATGAAGGTATCGATCAGGTTATGCAGCAGATGAAAGCCCGGGTCGAAACGTTCTGCGAAGAGGAACTGGGATCCCTGGATAAGATTGTTGATCTGGACATCGAACACATGATCGTTGAAGGGAACTATACGGACTCAATCCTCAAAGTTGCGGCCAAACGCAACGTGGATATGATTGTTATGGGTTCTGAAAACACCTTTGGTCACCACAGCCAGACAACACGTCAGGTCATTAAAGGCGCTACGATTCCTGTTGTCGCTGTGCCTACCGGTAAAAAATACGTGTAA
- a CDS encoding sodium:proline symporter: protein MDISLIIAVAAVAIISVFLSPKANSNNAFFKGHSPGGKPPGLLILTFSQVTTWIFARSLLNAAILGFYYGIWGTLAYATYYLSFLTGAKIIDSVRFEHGFNSIQAFLTDRFGSWGTRCYNFVIGVRLISEVFANILVIGILFGVAGSTSYTAAVALFAVITLVYSMLGGLHASLRTDLFQMVLFLILLGGLTILVLTTGQLTSATLMFKSFVITDPGPVLILVALLQIWSYPMHDPVMMDRGFLADRETTRKSFYHAAWISFISIVLFGCFGIIAGASAISGEAMNAALLRLLGEMPMLMFNIILVISAMSTLDSTLSSSSKLVAVDMKWVEPSLTNGRITMAVFVLLGLLLVFVGNKDLFSAVAVSGTASMYLAPVIFFSLWGKRTDIPLWSYLSCFAMALAGAALYFTESSGHTHLLGESHKYTKLLWISLSVLAGGCLLFWAGMMSKHQHPTLTETTV, encoded by the coding sequence ATGGACATATCACTTATCATCGCAGTTGCTGCGGTCGCTATCATTTCAGTTTTTCTCAGCCCGAAAGCAAACAGTAATAATGCTTTTTTTAAGGGTCACTCACCTGGAGGCAAGCCACCTGGTCTGCTGATACTGACCTTTTCACAGGTCACCACCTGGATCTTTGCCCGATCACTCCTGAACGCAGCCATTCTCGGTTTTTATTACGGTATCTGGGGCACCCTGGCCTATGCCACCTACTATCTCTCCTTTCTGACCGGCGCTAAGATTATCGATTCTGTCAGATTTGAACACGGCTTTAACAGCATACAGGCGTTCCTGACCGACCGATTTGGCAGCTGGGGGACCCGTTGTTACAACTTCGTCATCGGCGTTCGCCTGATCAGCGAAGTCTTTGCCAACATCCTGGTTATCGGTATTCTCTTCGGTGTCGCTGGCAGTACATCCTATACCGCTGCGGTTGCGCTGTTTGCGGTTATCACACTGGTCTATTCGATGCTCGGTGGTCTCCATGCATCACTGCGTACCGATCTGTTTCAGATGGTACTGTTTCTGATTTTACTGGGTGGCCTGACAATTCTCGTTCTGACAACAGGACAGCTCACCAGCGCGACACTGATGTTTAAAAGTTTCGTTATAACGGACCCCGGCCCGGTATTGATTCTGGTCGCATTGTTGCAGATCTGGAGCTATCCGATGCATGACCCGGTGATGATGGACCGGGGCTTTCTCGCGGACCGGGAAACCACCCGCAAAAGCTTCTACCATGCAGCCTGGATCAGTTTTATCTCGATTGTACTGTTTGGCTGCTTTGGTATCATTGCCGGAGCCAGCGCCATCAGTGGTGAAGCGATGAATGCAGCGCTGCTGCGGCTGCTCGGTGAAATGCCGATGCTAATGTTCAATATTATTCTGGTCATCTCCGCGATGTCTACCCTCGACAGCACCCTGTCCAGTTCCTCGAAGCTGGTTGCGGTGGACATGAAATGGGTTGAGCCATCCCTGACCAACGGCCGGATTACCATGGCGGTATTTGTTTTACTGGGTCTGCTATTGGTGTTTGTCGGCAATAAAGATCTGTTCAGCGCAGTTGCCGTCAGTGGTACCGCATCGATGTACCTTGCTCCGGTGATATTCTTCTCCTTATGGGGTAAACGGACCGATATTCCTCTATGGAGCTATCTCAGCTGTTTCGCTATGGCTTTGGCAGGTGCAGCACTGTATTTCACTGAATCTTCAGGACACACACATCTGCTTGGAGAAAGCCATAAATACACTAAGTTGTTGTGGATATCGCTCAGTGTTCTGGCTGGAGGCTGCCTGCTGTTCTGGGCGGGGATGATGAGTAAGCATCAACACCCTACCCTGACAGAAACCACAGTATGA
- a CDS encoding metallophosphoesterase — MIPFKPDESSPLLIFGGPYSNLQATRAIRQIADDLCIPAHNVLCTGDLVAYCAEPDETVDLIREWGITVVAGNCEESVGYGAADCGCGFNAGSACDLLSAQWYNYTLPRVSEANKAWMRQLPGRISFDYGQHAFTAIHAGVSSSNQFIFPSDAANIAQQQLLHCGSDIILAGHCGIPFGQKFSTGYWLNAGVIGMPANDASSETWYLTISKVDQQLICSWQRLAYNHAETAKKMSESGLKNGYMKALSSGLWPSQDILPASEKSLTGQRLHIPAMVIPIVA, encoded by the coding sequence ATGATCCCATTCAAGCCCGATGAATCGAGTCCGCTGTTAATCTTTGGCGGGCCATACAGCAACCTCCAGGCCACCCGTGCTATCAGACAGATCGCTGATGACCTGTGTATACCGGCGCACAATGTGCTCTGTACCGGCGATCTGGTGGCCTATTGCGCCGAGCCAGATGAGACTGTCGATCTGATCAGAGAGTGGGGCATCACGGTTGTTGCCGGTAATTGTGAAGAGTCTGTAGGCTACGGTGCCGCAGACTGTGGCTGTGGTTTTAACGCAGGCAGTGCATGTGACCTGCTGTCTGCCCAATGGTATAACTACACCCTTCCCCGGGTCAGCGAAGCCAATAAAGCCTGGATGCGACAGCTGCCCGGGCGAATCAGCTTCGACTATGGTCAGCATGCCTTCACCGCGATCCATGCTGGCGTTAGCAGCAGTAACCAGTTTATCTTCCCCTCCGATGCGGCAAACATCGCTCAGCAACAACTGTTGCACTGCGGCAGCGATATCATTCTTGCCGGACACTGTGGGATCCCTTTCGGTCAAAAGTTCAGCACGGGGTATTGGTTAAATGCGGGGGTGATTGGTATGCCCGCAAACGATGCCAGCTCCGAAACCTGGTATCTGACTATATCCAAAGTTGATCAGCAGCTCATCTGCAGCTGGCAGCGGTTAGCTTATAATCACGCTGAAACGGCCAAGAAGATGTCAGAATCCGGTTTGAAAAATGGCTATATGAAAGCACTGTCCAGCGGGCTTTGGCCAAGCCAGGATATTTTACCCGCCAGCGAAAAATCACTGACCGGTCAACGGCTGCATATTCCAGCAATGGTAATCCCTATCGTTGCATGA